In Terriglobus aquaticus, the genomic window GAGGTTGCCGGCGATCCACTGAACTACAACGTGCGCCCGGGCGCTGACCTGGTGATTTCGCTGGACGTGACCAGCGCCCCGGACAAGCAGACGCTGCACGCCGGTGCGCGGGCGACGGAGTTTCTGCTGGCCGGCGATCATGCCGACGAGGCGTCGCTGCCTGGCGCGACGACCAACACGCGCTGGTACTTCCTGAGTGGCGTGGACGTGGAGGAGCGTACCGCCGCGCCGGTTGTGGTCGCGTTCGGCGACAGCATTACTGACGGCCACGGTGCGACGACGGACGGCAACGACCGCTGGACCGATGACCTGTTCCGGCGCTTGCAGGCGGCTTCGCCCACGAACAGTGTCGCGGTAGTGAATGAAGGCATTGGCGGCAATTGCGTGCTGCAGGTGTGCGTTGGGCCGCCGGCGACCGAGCGCTTTCAGCGCGACGTGCTGGACGTGCCGGGAGCGAAGACGGTGATCGTGCTGGAAGGCATCAACGACCTGGGCGCGCTGAGCCGCAAGGAGCCTCAGGCCGCAGCTGTGCACGCGGCTCTAGTGCAGCAGATGGAGGCGGCGTTCACAAAATTTGTGGCCGATGCGCATGCCCACGGCATTCGCGCGCTGGGCGGCACGCTGACGCCGTGGATGGGCAGCGAGTACTACCATCCCGATGCGCAGGCCGAGGCCGATCGTATGGCGCTCAACACGTGGATTCGGACAAGCGGGACGTTCGATGGAGTGATCGATTTCGACGCAGCGGTTCGCGATCCGCAACGACCCGACCACATGCTGCCGGCGTATGACTCGGGCGATCATTTGCACCCCGGGCCGGCGGGGTATCAGAAGATGGCTGATGCGTTGAATCTGAATCTGCTGACTGGAACGGAGCCGGGGGACATTCGGCGATGAATCAGCCGACATCAACCTGGATCGAGTTCCACGATAGTCAGATCCGCTACCTTGCGGTGTCGGAGGCGGGGCTTGTGCTCTCCTTGTATGCTGTCGTGCACAGCGACCCAAACGGCAACGGTCCCTATACCGGCTGGCAGGAGCATCGCCTTTTATTCAAGGGTTTCACTTTCACCTGCTCGAAGTTAGAACACGGCGAAAAGGTTGATGTGTACCTCTCCGATGGCGCCGTGAAGGTTGATGGGAGAGATATGAATCAGTTGCTCGCCTCAAACGCAGCATTTACAGGCGCGATAGAGGTTTCGCTTTGGCCTTCGCCGAACTTTGCGCGACTTCTCATCACGGCCGGATCTCTGCGTGTTGAACCGGTCGGCCCATTAAAGTGGGAGCGTAAACCACCTCAAGATGCGCTTGCTCCTTCAGCCTCAGCTTCGAAGTGAGGCTAAGTACGATCAACGCTTAGCCGCACGCCGTGTGTGGGCCGGAGCGTGATGCTGGGGCTGATGGGGATGTTTTCGGGTGCGCCCGGTTCAGGGGTGAAGCGGAACTGGCGCGCGAGCATGGCGAGGAGGAGTGTGCCTTCCATCCAGGCGAGGCCCTCGGCGATGCACTGGCGCGAGCCGCCACCGAATGGGAAGTAAGCGTAGCGCGGGCGGCCCTGCTTGGCTCCGTCGGTGAAGCGGTCGGGGTCGAAGCGATCGGGGTCGGTCCACCAGCGCGGGTCGCGGTGCAGGGCGTATTGCGGAGCGTTGAGCGCGGCACCCTTGGGGATGGTGAAGCCGGCGATCTGGTACGGCTCGGCACACATGCGTGCGGTGACCCACACGGGTGGGTAGAGGCGCATGGTCTCCGCGAAGACCTGCGTCGCGTACTTGAGCTTGGGGTAGTCGTCAGCAGTGACGGGGCGGTCGGGGCCTAGCACGGCGAGGGCTTCGTCGCGCAGGCGCTGCTGCACGTCGGCGTGTTGCGCGAGCAGGTGCAGGGCAAAGCTGAGGGCGTTGGCGGTGGTCTCGTGCCCGGCGAGGATGATGGTGACGCACTCATCGCGAAGCTGCGTGTCGTTCATGCTGATCGCTGCGTTGGTGGCCGCGCCCTCTTCGGCGTCGGTGGCCTGCAGCAGCATGCTGAGCAGGTCTCCGCGGTCACGCGGGTCGCGGCGGCGCTCGGCGATGACGCCGTAGATGAGTTCATCCAGGTACCGCTGCCCTGCCCGCAGCCTGCGCATGGCGGGCAGCGGCGACGCCTGCACCAGCCGTGAGAATGGCACAAAGCTGAGCGGCATGAAGTACATGAAGCTGGAAACGGCCGACTCCATAGCGTGCAGGTCGTTAATCTCGTCCAGGTCGAATAGGCATTTGCCGACGATGCGCAGGGCGAGCTCGAGCATCTCGCGATGCAGGTCGAGCGTGCTGCCGTTGGACCAGCGGCGCATCTGCGCGTTGGTGTAGCTGGCGATCACGTCGGCGTAGCTTGCAATGCGGCTGCGTAGGAACGCGGGCTGCGCAAGGCGGCGCTGGCGCATGTGCAATGGCTCTTCGCTGGTCAGCAGACCGTGGCCCAGCACGTCGCGGCTGCGCTGCATGACCAGGTTGCGGTGGTGGTGCGGAGCGTCGGTGGTGAAGAAGTCCGCGATCAGGTCGGGGTGGTTCACCTGGTAGAAGTGGCGACCGGCGATGTTGTAATGCGTCAGGTCGCCAAAGTCGCGCGCGACGGACTGCATGAACTCGGCCGGGTTCTGGCGGCGCGAGGTGCCGAAGAGTTGCCGTGTGAGCAGACGCGAGAAGAGCCGCGGCCCTGCCGGGTAACGCGGATCGCGCGGGTCGGTTCGTATGTCAAGCTCGGTGCGAATGTCGGGCGCGGTGCTCACTTGGCTAGTGTGTCACTTGCGCTTTCAACACATCCAATAGCCGATGCCTGAACTTCCTGAGGTGGAAACCGTAGCGAATGGCGTGGACGCGCGAGTGCGCGGCCAGCGCATTGAGCGGGTGACGCTGGGATCGAAGCCCGAGCCGCTGAAGTCGCCTGCGCACGTGATCGAAGAGACGCTGACCGGAGCGCGGATTACGCGGGTGCATCGCGTGGGCAAGACGGTTGTGATCGATGTGCAACGGCGTGACGGAGCGGCCGCGCAGGCGACGGTACACCTGGGGATGACCGGGCGGCTGCTGGTGTCGCAGGCCGAGGTGCCGATGCCGCCGCACACGCATGCGGTGCTGCACCTGCACGACGGGCGTGAGGTGCGCTTTGTGGACCCGCGACGCTTCGGTCGCGTTGGCGTGGTGGAGTCAAGCGAGCAGTATGCCGGTCCGGGCAAAGAGCCGACGACGATTGCGCCGGAAGAGTTTGCAAAGCTGTTTCGCGGCCGCAAGACGCCGATTAAGTCGGCCCTGCTGAACCAGTCGCTGCTGCACGGGGTGGGCAACATTTATGCCGATGAGAGCCTCTTCCGCGCGGGCATTCGACCGAAGCGGCATGCAGGGCGGCTGACGCGTGCCGAACTGCACAAGCTGCACGGCGCGCTGCAGACGGTTCTGCAACACGCGATCGAACTGGGTGGGTCGTCCGTTTCGGACTACGTGGATGCCGACGGCGTGCGCGGCTTCTTCCAACTGGAGCACCGCGTGTACAGCCGAACGGGGCAGCCCTGCCGCGAGTGTGGCGAGCCCATTCAGCGCATTGTCATCGGCGGTCGATCGACGCACTTTTGCAAGAAGTGCCAGAAGTAGCGCAGCACCGACCTATCGGACGTTGACGGTCTGAGTGGGTGCGTTGGTCTGCGGCGGAGATGCAAACGGGTCGATGTTGGAACGGACCTGAACCGTCGAGGTCTCGTCCACCACATGGTAGTTCGACGGAGGCGTAAAAAGCTGCGCCGGCGGCTCGGCTGTCTTCACGTCGATGATGCTGACGATCTGCTCCCCGGTGCGTGGGTCGTCGTGCTTTTCCAGCATGATCAGGTGCAGGTCTTCGGAGTACCAGTATTCGTCCGTGATGTGGATAGGCTTTGCCGCGGGCCCGGTTCCCTGCATGGAAAGTTCGCGCGTGCGCCGCAGACCGCGAACCGACACGCCGCTCATGGTGGACGTGCCCAGGTCCTGATCGGTGGTGCCGGGAACGCTGACCAGGAATGGCTTGCGCTCGGTAACTTGGCGCGCAGAGAGCGTGACGGTGTGAACGACGTCGGTGAACGGTGTCCAGTTCTGGCTTACGCGGGTCTGCGGGTCGTAGGTGTGGATGCCGAGCAGAGGCGGCTGCTTCTGAAACGCGGCCGGGACCAGCATGCGGCGCTCGTTGTAGATCTTGCCGCTGGAGGAACGCGCGATGTGGTTGGCAGTGCGCCGCAGTTCGGTGGTGCCGTCCGGGAGGGTCCGCATGGTGCTGATGTCGACAACGGCGGTCAACGGGATGTTTGCGATGGGTGTGACAAACACGCCCGGCACGTGGGTTTGCGGGCCCGCGTATTGCGGCGGCGCAACTTCTGTGGTCATCTGTGCGGCAAGCGGCGAAGCGGCAACGGCCAGAAGAACAGCGAACCGGAACATGCGGGCACCTTTGTGCCACCGAGTGTACTTCCGCCGCTACCGGAGCACCAGAAAAAATTGGTGATTGCATGGCAAGACTCCGCACCGCGAAAAGGCTTATGGTGCCGCGGCGTTACTGCTGCGGCTTTTTCTCCTGATTCGGCTGGTAGCTTTCTTTCTGCTTGCGGGTGATGGCGTCGATGTCGTCGTCATCGTTGGGCTGCGCGGGTGCGGGATGGGCTGCGCGCTGCGGGACTGCGAAGGCCTGCTTCAATCCCTGCTCCGCCGCGGCCTGCACATCGGGCTGGATGCCGGGCATGGCAAGCGCGGCCTTGTACTCCGCGGTGGCCTTGGTGCGGTCGGGCTGGGCGAGCGCCGTGTCGTACATGCGGCCCAGGTAGACGTGGGACCAGGCGACGGTGCGCGTGTCCTTGCCGGTTGCGATGATCTTCTCGAACGTGTCGAAGGCTTCCTGCGGCTCGCGCTGCATCAGGTGGATGCGCGCCATCACGTACATGGCGGAGGTCGAGTCCGGATGCGCGGCGAGTTCTTTTTCGGCGAGATCCGCGGCGCCGACACGATCGCCCTGCTGCAGCTTCAGCTCGGCCTGGTCCATCGCGGTCAGCGGCTGTGGCTTTACCGCTTTGCCGCGCCTTGTGGTGCTGGCGCCGCTACCGCTCACGCCGACCAGTTCGGGGCTGTTCTCGTCGAAGAACGGAATCTTTTTGTCGCGCGAAGCTTCGGCGGGCACGTCCATGCCGTAGACCAACTCACCCATGCTTTCTTTCAGGCTGATGCCTTCGCGGTCCTGGGTGCTGAGCTTGTCATAGAAGTACTGCGTGAGCACCCAGCCGGAACGCATGTCGCGGATAACCTGCTGGCGGCGCACCACTTCCGCGCGGCGCTCGTAATCCTGCAGCGCGATGTTGTAGCCGGTGGGGTCGAAGCGCTCTTTGCCGTTCGCCTTGCGCGACGGCTTCTCGATGCCGGTGTCCATGGTGCGCGCTTCAATCGCCTTGATGAGGCACTCGGTCAGGAACGCGTTGACGTCGTTCTTGTAGAGGAAGTCGATGGGCGCGTCCTGCACCGTTTTCAGGATCGGCAGCAGACGCGCGGTGGAGGAGGCGCGCGCGTAGATGATCGGGTCGATCTCGTAAAGCAGGTAGATGTGGCGGAGCTCTTCCAAGTGGAGGCCGGCCTTGCGCATGGCTTCGGTCTTGGCGTCGGCCTGCGGACGCGTGGCGCTGAGAACGACGAAGTAGTCGGTGCCGTAGATGCGCGCGTTAGCGGCCTCGGGGCTCAGCATGGGCTCCAGCAGAACGAGGAACCGGCGGCCGTCGTAGACCGTTGCGGGCTGGTGCAGGTAGGCGTTGGTCTCCAGCAGCATGCGCGTGACGGTATCGTGCACCTGGAGCACGGCCTGTTCGTAGTCCGCACGGTGCTGCACAAAGATGGCGTGCAGGTGAATGGTGCTGGCCCAGGTGCGCAACAGCGGCAGAACGTTGACTACGTTCAGCGCGTCGGGCGGCATCTCGTTTTCCGGGAAGCTCAACTGCAGGTCGGGCGAGAGGAACAGTGCCAGCGAGACGAACTGCGCCAGGTTCTGCGAGCCCGGAAGCTGGTGCGACTGGATGTAGCCGCAGAGTGCGCGCTGCGCGGGCAGGCCTCCGTCCACGTTTGCGGTCTGATCCGCAATCTCGCGGCGAACCGCAGACCGCACGGGCAGGCTCTCGGCGAGGCCCGCATCGTAGCCGCAGGTGTTCAGAGCGGCGGCTACGGTAAACATCTGCTCGCTCGTCTCCAGCGTCACGGCGGAGCCGGCGGCTTCTACGCCGCGGCGCTGTACGGGGGCCGTCTGGGCCGCGGCCTCGGCGTTTGAAGAGCTCGAGTTTTGCGCAACCAGGGGCGCCGCCGCAAACAGGACCAGCGAGACAGCGGAGAGGATTCGGTGCGGGGAAAGCTTCACGAGAGTTGGACGCCTCAGCAACAGATTCGAACCGAAGCTGAGTCTATGCACCCGGTCCCGGGTCCGCAAGCTTGCCGTCCGTAGGCTGACGCGTACATCCGCGGTTGGCACGCGATCCCGTCCGTCGTGCTTTTCGCGTCAGGCTGTGAACGAAAAGCCGTTAGCTGCGGGTGTTGAAGGTTACCCGTGCACTTCCACGTCGGCGAACGTGAGGACCACCGTGCCACGAACAGGCTCGCCGAAGAAGCTGGCGGGCTTGAAGACACTGTTCAGCATCCGTTCCTGCAAGGAGGCCGAAGTCGCCGGCGTGAGCGTGCCGCTGAGAACGCGGTACTGGTACACGCGGCCTTCGCTGTCCACACGGGCTTCCACCGTCAGGGGAGCCTGGTCGGCGGAAGTGACGTCGCGGGTCACGGGAGCCGCTGAGTACAGGTAGTGCGGTGCGGAGAAACCGACCAGCGGAACATCGTTGGCCTGGACCGCCTGCTGCGGCGTAACCGCACCCAACATTACCCCGAGGCCGAGCACAGTGAAAAGAGCGCCGGCCACTACGGCACTAGGCATGGCAAAGGGACGCAGAGTGTTTTCGCGGAACAGGTGTGCCTGGTGCTGGATGCGCCCCCACCAGCGGCGGTCTGCGCGCACCCGCTCATGCGAGATGGCTAAACGGAGCCGCAGTTGCAGGTCATCCGGCACGGCAACGGGCTGCTGCACCGCGCGCAATGCGTCATCGGTCATCACGCGCTCGCGGTGCGTCTCGTCGAGCCAGATGGACACGACCGGTTCGGCAGGGCGCTTTCCAAAGAGGTGGGCAAACAGTTTCATCGACTCGTCCTCTTCGATGTTGCAGCGGGAACTGCGGATTCGGAACGAGGAACCTTGCGCGGAACCGTTCCAGTTCCGGAACGGTGACCGGCGACGGCACCCCACTCCGGCAGGCGCTGGCTGAGCAGGGTGCGGAGAGACGCGCGGCCACGCAAAAGGCGGCTCTTCACCGTACCCATGTTGATCTGAAGGATGGCTGCGATTTCGTCGTAGGCCATGCCTTCGATCTCGCGAAGGATGACTACTGTGCGAAAGCTTTCCGGCACTTCGCGCAGGGCGCCCTCGACCACGGCGCGGAGTTCGGAACGGCGTGCCGCATCGAAGGGGCTTTCGCGGGTGTCGGCGAGGCTTTCGCGCAGCGGGAACCAGCCGTCCTCCGACGCGTCGGTGGTGTCGCTGTCGATCGTCACTTCCTGCCGCTTGTGGCGGGACCACCAGCGCTTGCTGTTGCTGCTCTCGTGCAACGCGATGCGGTACATCCAGGTGCGCAGGCTGCAATCGCCATGGAAATTGCGGATGGAGCGGAAGACCTTGATGAAGACGTCCTGGGTGATGTCGGGAGCGTCGGCCGGGTTTGGAAGAGAACGCGCGATCAGCGAATAGAGCGGAGCACTGTACTGTGCGATCAGTTGCGCAAAGGCTTCCTCGGAACCAGCCTGCAGAGCGGCGACAAGGGCCGCTTCCTCCGGGTGGCGCGACTCCGCCGCACCTGCGTAGGTGTCGAGCGGATCGGCGGAATGTACCAGGGCGCTCTGCAGCGGGTTCACGATTACAGCTCCCACAGTGCTGCTCCTTTCACACTACGGCTCTCAACGCACAACCGGCAAACTGGCGCGGACGGCTGACGCCGATTCGCTCCTGGATTTGTGTCCACCGCCGGCGGTGCAGAGTGCTCTCGCTCACTCTGACTGCATAGACACCGGGTAGTGCCCGGTTTGTTCCCGGAACTCACACGTCACCAACGGTGCACAAAAGTGGGATGCCGCTGGCGCCAAAGTCGCTCCTTTTGAGCGCAACCCGGAGCCCTGTTCCGGGTTCAGAGAGGTGTGCGGTGAGGCCTCTGGCAGGCACGCACCGACGGGCTGCGATGGACAGCCACTGACATCAAGAGTAGGAGTGAACACATGATGCGGAAGACACTTGCACTGACAGCGCTCGCAGGGACGCTGGCGGCCTTTGCCCCGAATCTCGCCTCGGCCCAGGTTTACGTCCGGGTGGGCCCGCCGGCGCCGGTGTATGAGCGCCGTGGACCGGTTCCGGGACCGGGATACGTGTGGCACGGCGGCTATCACCGCTGGGATGGGGGTCGTTACGTGTGGGTTCCGGGCAGCTATGTGGTTGCGCCCAGGCCACGCGCCTATTGGGTTCCCGGCGCCTGGGTTCGGACGCCGCGCGGATGGTACTGGCGCGAAGGCTACTGGCGCTAGAGCGGCCTGAGCTGGACGAAACTGGATCGCCGGTTTGACGAGATACGCCAAACCGGCGAGAATCAGACGAGACGTGGGCCTGTGGCGCAGCTGGGAGCGCGCTTCCATGGCATGGAAGAGGTCATCGGTTCGATCCCGATCAGGTCCACCAACTCCCTCCCTTGTACAAGTTCATTCGGACTGGCCTCGGCACTTTACCGGGCTGGTTTTGCTGTTTGCCGTCGAACATCAGGCACTCATGAAGCAGCGATCGACGCGAACTCGTGCCGGCGGACCTGACCTGCACATACCCGACCAGATCGTGCGTGAGCGCGGCAAGCGGTTGCTGCAGCGCGACGCCCTGCGACCCAACGAGCAGCGCGACCACGCCTTCCGGCTCATGATCCTGTCCATCCCCTCGGGCCGCGTGAGCACCTATGGCGCGGTTGCGGCAGCCGCCGGGTACCCGCGCTATCACCGTGCGGTCGCAAAGCTTCTGCGCTCGGAACCGGCCGATCACCTGCCGTGGCACCGTGTACTGGGAGCCGGCGGAGAGATCAAGCTGCACGATGCGGCAGCCGAAGAACAGCGGGCCCGCCTGGAACTGGAAGGCGTGGTCTTTCGCGGCAAACGAGTGGACATGGAACGCTACGAACACCGTCTGCAACCGTGGCAGGTCTACGATTAGCAGCCGCTCTGCATCTGTTGCCAGAGTGGGTGACGTTTCACGGCAGCTTCGAGCGTTCAACTGGGGTTCTTCTGAGCCGATGCATTCCCTGCTCTGCCTGCCGGCGGTGGCGCTGCCGCTGCTGATCGGAGTTCCGCTGGGCTATCCCGGCACGGCGGTGCTGATGGCAGGCGGAGCCCAGACCGTGGGCTTCGGGTCGTTCCAGCAGCCGCTCTACACCCGCTCTGGTCCCATGGCGATTGCTACGGTGGGCATTGCCATCTCCGCCATGGTTGGAGCGCTTTGCCGGGACAGCACGCCGGCGCTGCTGGCTGCGGTGCTGGTGTGGAGCGTGGTCTATGGCCTGAGCAACGGCATTAGTAGCGCCATGGCGTGGGTCGGCCAGCAGTGCTGCGTATTCCTGATCGTGTCATCCGCAGCGGCCAGCACACCGGGAACGACACACGACCTGGTAAAAAGCGCGATGCTGCGCGGACTGGGTGTGCTGGCCGGTGGCGCTCTGCAGACCGTCTGCATCTTTGTGGGCCAGCGGGTGTGGCCACAGGCGCGGACGCACTTTACCAAGCTCGACTTCGATCCGAAACGACTGCAGGTGCCGTTCCTGCGCGAGCAGCTCAACCCACATTCCGGCACATTCGTGTTTACGTTGCGGGTCACGCTGACCTCGCTGCTGGCTACCGTGGTGTACCGCCACCTAAACTTTCCCAACGCCTACTGGATCGGCATGACAGCCGTGCTGGTTCCAAAGCCGGAGTGGACGCTGACCGCGGCGCGCTCGGTGCTGCGGACCGCCGGTACCCTGCTGGGCGCGCTGATCAGCACGCTGCTGGTCGTCAGCGCGCACCCGCATGGCTTGGCACTCACCGCGCTGGTGATCGTGTTCCTGTTCCTTAGCTACTTGTGGACCAACGTGAACTACGGCGCGTTCTCTGTGGTGCTCACGGGGTATATCTGCTTTCTGCTGGCGATCGTCCGGCAGCCAGCGCACAGCGTGCTGGAACACCGCATGGGAGCGACGGCCGCGGGTTGCGGCATCGCCGTGGGCGTTCACCTGGTCGTGCTGGGGCTGCGGAAGGCCGGGCACTTCACCGTGGATCGGGTCCACACCTTGGAGGAGCGCTTCGGCTGGCGCTCCGTTCCGGCCGAAGAAAGCATGCACTAGCCCGAGCGGGACTACATGCCGCCGGAGCCAATGTCCGGGCTCTTGTTTTCCTTGCTGAGGTAAAAGCCGATGGCTTCGTCGAGCCGGCCCTGTGACTCCAGGATGAAGTCGATCACGTCGCGACCGGCGCCAAGACCGCCGGCATGCGGCGTGACCCAGTGCGCCTCGCGCTTCACCTGCTCGCGTGCGTTCCACGTTGCCACGGCAAAGCCGACCTGGCGCATGGGCGGGAGGTCGATGATGTCGTCACCGACGTACGCCATCTCCTCGAGCCCGACGGCTTCGCTCGTCGCGATCTTTGCCAGCGCTTCGGTCTTGAAGTGCGCCCCCTGGTAGAGGTGGTCGACCTTCAGGTCGCGCATGCGTACTGCGACCGTGTCCGACTGCCGCTTGGTGATGATGCCAACCTTCAAACCGGCCGCGCGCGCAATGGCGATACCGAGGCCGTCGTGTGCGGTGAAGCCCTTCACCTCAACCGCAGTCGGTTCCCCGTTGCTGTCCTTACCGGTGGGTACGAAGAAGAGGCGACCGTCCGTCAGCACTCCGTCCACATCGAACACGATCACCTTCACGCGCCGGGCGCGCTCTGCCGCTGACATCTCGTTTGCATCGCTCATAGTGCCTATTTTCGCAGGGCGGTCACCCGGCGCAATTTGGCGAATTGCCGGGGAGAAAACCGGTAGGAAGTGGTGGCATCGCACTAGATGTCGATCTGCTGCACGCCCCGCCCCGGAGTGGCTGGAGCGCAGGAGACGCGCTTGAAAGGAATCCCCGATGAAGATCTTTTCCGCAAACCTCCAAACGCTGCAGGAGCTGTACAACAACGAGCTTCGCAAGGCTCTCGACCTGGAAGAGCAGATTGTGAAGGCTTTGCCGACCATGATCGAGAAGTCCAGCGATACGCAGTTGAAGCAGGCCTTTCAGTCGCACCTGCAGGAGAGCGAACTGCACGTGGACAAGGTGAAACAGTTGCTGAGCCAGCAGGAAGACTCGGACAGCCAGACCTGCAAGGTGATTCACGCGCTAGTCACCGAAGCGCAGGACACCATCAAGGATGTGAACGATCCTGACGTGCTGGATGTGGCGTTGATTGGTGCCGGCCAGCAGGTGGAGCATCATGAGATCGCTGTGTACGGCACCCTGAAGAACTGGGCAGCCCTGCTGGGCCGCACGCAGGACGCGCAGGTGCTGGAGAGCATTCTGAACGACGAAAAGCACGCGGATAAGCTGCTGTCGCAGGTGGCGGACCGTGTGAACAGCGACGCCGCGGCTGTGGCAGCGTAACCTTTCGATTTCGATGTAGCAGCAAGGCCCGGCTTTGCCGGGCCTTTGTTGTTTGCACCAGCGCTGCTGCACTCTGCGCCACCACGGCACCAGGGCGAATACCCGGCGAAGCTGCGCGGTAGAATGCCCTATGGCTTCCCTCGCCATGGCGTCCCCGGAATCCCTGGCCTTTGAGCACCCCGCGCTGGCCTGGGCGCACCCGGTTGTGCGCGAATGGTTCCTCCAGCGGTTCGGATCGCCAACCGAGCCGCAGATCGAAGGCTGGCCCGCCATTGTCCGTGGTGATGCGACTCTGATCTCTGCGCCGACCGGCTCCGGCAAGACGCTGACGGCGTTTCTGGTCGCGATCAACGAACTGTTTGTCGAAGCCGTTGAGGGACGGCTACCCGCGACCACGCAGATCGTCTACGTCTCGCCCCTGAAGGCGTTGTCCAATGACGTGCAAAAGAATCTGGATGAGCCGCTGAAAGAGATCCTGGCGCTGGCGCTGGAACGCGGCTACCTCCTGCCGCAGATCCGCACCGGCGTGCGCACCGGCGACACCTTGCCGAAGGAACGCCTGGCGATGCTGAAGGCGCCACCGCACATCCTGGTGACCACGCCGGAGTCGCTGTACCTGCTGCTGACCAGTGCCAAGGCTCGCGAGAATTTGCGCTGCGTGCGAACGGTGATCGTCGACGAGATTCACGCCATGGCCGATGACAAGCGCGGCGCGCACCTGGCGCTGACACTCGAGCGGCTGGACGCGATCGTGACCGGCGAGAACCGTCTGAGCCCCGGCAGC contains:
- a CDS encoding SGNH/GDSL hydrolase family protein, giving the protein MTGARMMIALGAALLLLPTASMMHAQREVSLQPAAPAGWPRWVASWTAALEAPYGSETLPAGALKGMTLRETVHLSLGGNRLQVRLSNLFGEASLVLRNVTVAVPTSARPDGSIVPASWKPVLFGGQPGVTIAPGQEVAGDPLNYNVRPGADLVISLDVTSAPDKQTLHAGARATEFLLAGDHADEASLPGATTNTRWYFLSGVDVEERTAAPVVVAFGDSITDGHGATTDGNDRWTDDLFRRLQAASPTNSVAVVNEGIGGNCVLQVCVGPPATERFQRDVLDVPGAKTVIVLEGINDLGALSRKEPQAAAVHAALVQQMEAAFTKFVADAHAHGIRALGGTLTPWMGSEYYHPDAQAEADRMALNTWIRTSGTFDGVIDFDAAVRDPQRPDHMLPAYDSGDHLHPGPAGYQKMADALNLNLLTGTEPGDIRR
- a CDS encoding cytochrome P450; this encodes MSTAPDIRTELDIRTDPRDPRYPAGPRLFSRLLTRQLFGTSRRQNPAEFMQSVARDFGDLTHYNIAGRHFYQVNHPDLIADFFTTDAPHHHRNLVMQRSRDVLGHGLLTSEEPLHMRQRRLAQPAFLRSRIASYADVIASYTNAQMRRWSNGSTLDLHREMLELALRIVGKCLFDLDEINDLHAMESAVSSFMYFMPLSFVPFSRLVQASPLPAMRRLRAGQRYLDELIYGVIAERRRDPRDRGDLLSMLLQATDAEEGAATNAAISMNDTQLRDECVTIILAGHETTANALSFALHLLAQHADVQQRLRDEALAVLGPDRPVTADDYPKLKYATQVFAETMRLYPPVWVTARMCAEPYQIAGFTIPKGAALNAPQYALHRDPRWWTDPDRFDPDRFTDGAKQGRPRYAYFPFGGGSRQCIAEGLAWMEGTLLLAMLARQFRFTPEPGAPENIPISPSITLRPTHGVRLSVDRT
- the mutM gene encoding bifunctional DNA-formamidopyrimidine glycosylase/DNA-(apurinic or apyrimidinic site) lyase — protein: MPELPEVETVANGVDARVRGQRIERVTLGSKPEPLKSPAHVIEETLTGARITRVHRVGKTVVIDVQRRDGAAAQATVHLGMTGRLLVSQAEVPMPPHTHAVLHLHDGREVRFVDPRRFGRVGVVESSEQYAGPGKEPTTIAPEEFAKLFRGRKTPIKSALLNQSLLHGVGNIYADESLFRAGIRPKRHAGRLTRAELHKLHGALQTVLQHAIELGGSSVSDYVDADGVRGFFQLEHRVYSRTGQPCRECGEPIQRIVIGGRSTHFCKKCQK
- a CDS encoding tetratricopeptide repeat protein, whose product is MKLSPHRILSAVSLVLFAAAPLVAQNSSSSNAEAAAQTAPVQRRGVEAAGSAVTLETSEQMFTVAAALNTCGYDAGLAESLPVRSAVRREIADQTANVDGGLPAQRALCGYIQSHQLPGSQNLAQFVSLALFLSPDLQLSFPENEMPPDALNVVNVLPLLRTWASTIHLHAIFVQHRADYEQAVLQVHDTVTRMLLETNAYLHQPATVYDGRRFLVLLEPMLSPEAANARIYGTDYFVVLSATRPQADAKTEAMRKAGLHLEELRHIYLLYEIDPIIYARASSTARLLPILKTVQDAPIDFLYKNDVNAFLTECLIKAIEARTMDTGIEKPSRKANGKERFDPTGYNIALQDYERRAEVVRRQQVIRDMRSGWVLTQYFYDKLSTQDREGISLKESMGELVYGMDVPAEASRDKKIPFFDENSPELVGVSGSGASTTRRGKAVKPQPLTAMDQAELKLQQGDRVGAADLAEKELAAHPDSTSAMYVMARIHLMQREPQEAFDTFEKIIATGKDTRTVAWSHVYLGRMYDTALAQPDRTKATAEYKAALAMPGIQPDVQAAAEQGLKQAFAVPQRAAHPAPAQPNDDDDIDAITRKQKESYQPNQEKKPQQ
- a CDS encoding anti-sigma factor, giving the protein MKLFAHLFGKRPAEPVVSIWLDETHRERVMTDDALRAVQQPVAVPDDLQLRLRLAISHERVRADRRWWGRIQHQAHLFRENTLRPFAMPSAVVAGALFTVLGLGVMLGAVTPQQAVQANDVPLVGFSAPHYLYSAAPVTRDVTSADQAPLTVEARVDSEGRVYQYRVLSGTLTPATSASLQERMLNSVFKPASFFGEPVRGTVVLTFADVEVHG
- a CDS encoding sigma-70 family RNA polymerase sigma factor, encoding MVHSADPLDTYAGAAESRHPEEAALVAALQAGSEEAFAQLIAQYSAPLYSLIARSLPNPADAPDITQDVFIKVFRSIRNFHGDCSLRTWMYRIALHESSNSKRWWSRHKRQEVTIDSDTTDASEDGWFPLRESLADTRESPFDAARRSELRAVVEGALREVPESFRTVVILREIEGMAYDEIAAILQINMGTVKSRLLRGRASLRTLLSQRLPEWGAVAGHRSGTGTVPRKVPRSESAVPAATSKRTSR
- a CDS encoding MGMT family protein — its product is MKQRSTRTRAGGPDLHIPDQIVRERGKRLLQRDALRPNEQRDHAFRLMILSIPSGRVSTYGAVAAAAGYPRYHRAVAKLLRSEPADHLPWHRVLGAGGEIKLHDAAAEEQRARLELEGVVFRGKRVDMERYEHRLQPWQVYD
- a CDS encoding FUSC family protein, which produces MHSLLCLPAVALPLLIGVPLGYPGTAVLMAGGAQTVGFGSFQQPLYTRSGPMAIATVGIAISAMVGALCRDSTPALLAAVLVWSVVYGLSNGISSAMAWVGQQCCVFLIVSSAAASTPGTTHDLVKSAMLRGLGVLAGGALQTVCIFVGQRVWPQARTHFTKLDFDPKRLQVPFLREQLNPHSGTFVFTLRVTLTSLLATVVYRHLNFPNAYWIGMTAVLVPKPEWTLTAARSVLRTAGTLLGALISTLLVVSAHPHGLALTALVIVFLFLSYLWTNVNYGAFSVVLTGYICFLLAIVRQPAHSVLEHRMGATAAGCGIAVGVHLVVLGLRKAGHFTVDRVHTLEERFGWRSVPAEESMH
- a CDS encoding KdsC family phosphatase, which encodes MSDANEMSAAERARRVKVIVFDVDGVLTDGRLFFVPTGKDSNGEPTAVEVKGFTAHDGLGIAIARAAGLKVGIITKRQSDTVAVRMRDLKVDHLYQGAHFKTEALAKIATSEAVGLEEMAYVGDDIIDLPPMRQVGFAVATWNAREQVKREAHWVTPHAGGLGAGRDVIDFILESQGRLDEAIGFYLSKENKSPDIGSGGM